A stretch of the Thalassotalea euphylliae genome encodes the following:
- a CDS encoding mechanosensitive ion channel family protein: MESITNWITNNQELMISFGIKLVVAIIILIVGKLVARLVSKGVSKILEHKSVDQAVISFVASLVYGVGIAIVFIIAISHLGFNTSSLVAIVGAAGLAVGLALQGSLSNFASGVLLISFRPFKAGDFVEVGGVAGIVEEILIFSTKLRTGDNKTVIIPNGAITSGTITNYSTKPTRRIDLVIGVSYDANLAEARQVMADVVAADERILKDPAVTIGVSELADSAVNIVVRPWVKSADYWPTYFDLMENIKVALDKAEIEIPYPQVSLHMNKENDNEK, encoded by the coding sequence CTAATCGTCGGTAAACTCGTTGCCCGCCTTGTGAGCAAAGGGGTTAGTAAAATCCTTGAACATAAATCGGTCGACCAAGCAGTTATTTCATTTGTTGCTAGCCTTGTTTATGGCGTCGGCATCGCGATTGTCTTTATCATCGCCATTTCACACCTAGGTTTTAATACCTCATCACTTGTTGCCATTGTTGGTGCTGCTGGTTTAGCGGTTGGCCTAGCGTTGCAAGGTTCATTATCAAATTTCGCTTCAGGTGTATTGTTGATTAGCTTTAGACCATTTAAAGCAGGTGATTTTGTTGAAGTGGGCGGGGTTGCAGGCATTGTTGAGGAAATACTGATTTTCTCCACTAAATTAAGAACGGGTGACAACAAAACCGTAATCATCCCTAACGGTGCGATTACCAGCGGTACTATTACTAACTATTCAACAAAACCGACACGTCGAATTGATCTCGTGATTGGTGTAAGCTACGACGCAAATTTAGCTGAGGCACGACAAGTAATGGCAGATGTAGTGGCTGCCGATGAACGCATACTTAAAGACCCAGCTGTGACCATTGGTGTATCAGAGCTTGCCGATAGCGCGGTGAACATTGTAGTACGCCCTTGGGTAAAATCAGCCGATTACTGGCCAACTTATTTTGACTTGATGGAGAATATCAAAGTTGCTTTAGATAAGGCAGAGATTGAGATTCCGTACCCTCAAGTATCCTTACATATGAACAAAGAGAACGACAATGAGAAATAA
- a CDS encoding DUF481 domain-containing protein codes for MRNNLVAIALCSVGFSAATCAQEQPKAPEHEYKASAELGFLFKTGNSKSGDIKTAFDFEHKYDKWTSLLKANLLYRKTEVDVVDDQGNTDEDFETSDQKLNINAQTNYAMEADGKNYMYGSVGYIDDRFSSFDYQATVSAGWGKKWYETEKSSLFADIGPGFKRDRLRITDTQAAENEDAFIVQAQALYTRSINEHVEFKQILRASQAFGSDENSVYRAETSITTKLIETLAMKFSFIVDHNTEVDEGKDKTDTETAITLVYSF; via the coding sequence ATGAGAAATAACTTAGTTGCGATTGCATTGTGCAGTGTTGGATTTTCCGCTGCTACGTGCGCACAAGAGCAACCTAAAGCCCCTGAACATGAATACAAAGCGTCTGCTGAATTAGGTTTTTTATTTAAAACCGGTAACAGTAAAAGCGGCGATATTAAAACCGCATTTGACTTCGAGCACAAATACGATAAATGGACGAGCTTACTAAAAGCGAACCTTTTATATCGTAAGACAGAAGTTGATGTAGTTGATGATCAGGGCAACACCGATGAAGACTTTGAAACGAGTGATCAAAAGCTAAACATCAACGCACAAACCAATTACGCCATGGAAGCCGACGGTAAAAACTACATGTACGGCAGTGTGGGTTATATTGACGATCGCTTCAGTAGCTTTGACTACCAAGCAACAGTTTCTGCTGGTTGGGGTAAAAAGTGGTATGAAACAGAGAAGTCTTCATTGTTTGCCGATATTGGTCCAGGTTTTAAGCGCGATCGCTTAAGAATAACAGACACACAAGCAGCTGAGAATGAAGATGCCTTTATTGTACAGGCTCAAGCCTTATACACACGTAGCATTAATGAACATGTAGAGTTTAAGCAAATTTTACGTGCTTCACAGGCCTTTGGCAGCGATGAAAACAGTGTCTACCGCGCTGAAACTTCAATCACTACCAAACTGATTGAAACATTAGCCATGAAGTTTTCGTTTATTGTCGACCACAACACTGAAGTTGACGAAGGTAAAGACAAAACAGATACAGAAACCGCTATTACCTTAGTATACAGTTTCTAA
- a CDS encoding methyl-accepting chemotaxis protein: MKLKNKLIITFLLIALLPSLIIGITSTYVASQSIEQQAFAQLTAVRDIKTAQVTSYFNERKGDIEVLARSVSKLLSSSQLTLAEAAHQHHDYFSGFIQSYGYYDFFLVDKNGDVFYSVTKEADYQSNLITGPYANSGLGKAFNTSINHHAFAMEDFSRYAPSNNEPASFISLAVQINGESVVIALQLSIDSINQIMQQRSGMGETGETYLVGSDLLMRSDSYLDPQGHSVIASFAGNVRNNGVDTKAAKLAIAGNSGTQEIIDYNGNPVLSAYTPIDIHGIRWALLSEIDVAEAFAAIDELYFTISLVILVCVLVVIATAIYVAKTVTKPLGGEPNDMVDIANTIADGDLTIEFEQGDSASGVYLAMNKMSLRLQAMISEIVDDSNSLASSSEECSVASLQASNNLAEQQKKIEQLATAIQEMSASISEVANNASQVATSVHNAQQQSGHSNQQLQHTITDINQLDQEIGEAHNVILALEQESHNISAVLEVIRGIAEQTNLLALNAAIEAARAGEQGRGFAVVADEVRTLAEKTQESTKSIEEMISNLQSSSQQAVKVMATSHTTADNTLNNANLTGEAINTIHQEIDNILQMSELIASAVEQQAGVCEEINQNITVINDVAYENSASANQVTAASQSISEVAAQLNQLSLQFKV; encoded by the coding sequence ATGAAGTTAAAAAATAAACTTATCATTACCTTCTTACTTATAGCATTACTACCGTCACTGATTATAGGTATTACTTCTACTTACGTCGCGAGCCAGTCAATTGAACAACAAGCATTTGCTCAGCTCACTGCCGTTAGAGATATTAAAACCGCTCAAGTCACTAGCTATTTCAATGAACGTAAGGGGGATATTGAAGTACTGGCAAGAAGCGTTAGTAAGTTATTGTCATCTTCCCAATTAACCTTGGCAGAAGCTGCACATCAGCATCACGATTACTTTTCAGGTTTCATTCAATCTTATGGCTATTACGACTTTTTTCTTGTCGATAAAAATGGTGATGTGTTTTATAGCGTCACTAAAGAGGCTGACTATCAATCTAACTTGATCACTGGCCCCTATGCTAATTCAGGTCTAGGAAAGGCATTTAACACGAGCATAAATCACCACGCATTCGCGATGGAAGATTTTAGCCGCTATGCCCCTAGTAATAATGAACCAGCCAGCTTTATTAGCTTAGCAGTTCAAATTAACGGCGAATCGGTTGTCATTGCCTTGCAACTGTCGATCGACAGTATTAACCAAATTATGCAACAACGCTCTGGTATGGGGGAGACTGGGGAAACTTATCTAGTGGGCAGTGATCTTCTGATGCGCTCAGACTCCTACTTAGATCCACAAGGGCATTCGGTGATAGCTTCTTTTGCTGGGAATGTCCGTAATAACGGCGTTGATACCAAAGCCGCTAAACTTGCCATTGCTGGTAATAGTGGCACACAAGAGATTATTGATTATAACGGTAACCCTGTGCTTTCTGCATATACACCAATTGATATTCACGGTATTCGTTGGGCGCTACTTTCTGAAATAGATGTGGCTGAGGCATTTGCAGCAATAGACGAGCTTTATTTTACTATCTCATTGGTGATTTTGGTCTGTGTGCTAGTGGTTATTGCTACCGCAATTTATGTGGCAAAAACGGTGACGAAACCATTAGGAGGAGAGCCAAATGATATGGTCGATATTGCCAACACCATAGCAGATGGCGATTTAACGATTGAATTTGAGCAAGGTGATTCTGCAAGCGGTGTCTACTTGGCCATGAATAAAATGTCTCTGCGTTTACAGGCGATGATCAGTGAAATTGTTGATGATAGTAATAGTTTGGCAAGCTCTTCTGAGGAGTGCAGTGTTGCTAGCTTGCAAGCGTCGAATAACCTTGCTGAGCAACAAAAGAAAATCGAGCAGTTAGCAACTGCTATTCAGGAAATGTCAGCGAGTATTAGTGAAGTTGCTAACAATGCGTCACAAGTGGCGACATCGGTGCACAATGCTCAGCAGCAGTCAGGTCATTCGAATCAACAGTTACAACATACCATTACAGACATTAACCAGTTAGATCAGGAAATTGGTGAAGCTCACAATGTTATTCTTGCCTTAGAGCAGGAGTCTCATAATATCAGTGCGGTACTAGAAGTTATTCGTGGTATAGCAGAGCAAACAAACTTGTTGGCTTTGAATGCTGCGATAGAGGCTGCGCGGGCGGGAGAGCAAGGTCGTGGCTTTGCTGTTGTTGCTGATGAAGTACGTACCCTGGCCGAGAAAACGCAAGAGTCGACCAAAAGCATTGAAGAGATGATCAGTAATCTACAATCATCTTCACAGCAGGCGGTAAAAGTGATGGCGACAAGCCATACAACTGCTGACAACACGCTCAATAATGCGAACTTAACGGGCGAAGCGATTAATACTATTCATCAAGAAATTGACAATATTTTGCAGATGTCGGAACTAATCGCCAGCGCTGTTGAGCAACAGGCTGGCGTTTGTGAAGAGATTAACCAGAATATAACGGTGATTAATGACGTTGCTTATGAAAACTCGGCAAGTGCTAATCAAGTCACCGCGGCTAGCCAGAGTATTAGCGAAGTAGCAGCACAGCTAAATCAATTAAGTTTACAGTTTAAAGTTTAG